The Podospora bellae-mahoneyi strain CBS 112042 chromosome 7, whole genome shotgun sequence genome includes a window with the following:
- a CDS encoding hypothetical protein (EggNog:ENOG503P4G6), giving the protein MFTTSSAGALRAGARRLETTVCHNASLQRRLFSVTSQRAGGFIVFKKGSNPELQERLDTLYNKIVLPSYLSQEQQRKLTKTKYKEQLRNDPITMEIDGEIHKFRYVDPTKDIPSASKLVRQAVEHMQHEDYHNLHLVLKGFKRANRKLHDDLALHIIRKAHQADRLDAVIDCAKQVELTGFKLDSPLKLSSLLVGAQTRAIESGFNPKPAKKALKQTEKVIDLLEFEGKRHQPSNRSKTQRPFYHEPMFLGLRLNLAATLAVKARDGQDEDGKVTQYAEQIVHFWPENTGILDLQPDAAYEDPQNVQYLLDRNEFLYHVSPVLHGLQMAAKVVDPGLSMKLQNRADALEDEIRQAYEWDERMPASGEVMYNWLFNTEEMLGRIKAEKKKKVEAEVNP; this is encoded by the exons ATGTTCACGACATCGAGCGCCGGTGCCCTCAGGGCCGGAGCGAGGAGATTGGAGACGACGGTGTGTCACAATGCTAGCCTTCAGAGGAGGTTATTCTCAGTAACGTCGCAAAGAG CCGGCGGCTTCATCGTCTTCAAAAAGGGCTCCAACCCCGAGCTCCAAGAGCGCCTCGACACCCTCTACAACAAGatcgtcctcccctcctacCTCAGCCAAGAGCAGCAGCgcaagctcaccaagaccaaaTACAAAGAACAGCTCCGAAACgaccccatcaccatggaAATCGACGGCGAAATCCACAAGTTCCGCTACGTAGATCCCACAAAGGACATTCCTAGCGCATCCAAACTAGTCAGACAGGCTGTCGAACACATGCAACACGAAGACtaccacaacctccacctcgtcctgAAAGGCTTCAAGCGCGCCAACAGAAAACTTCACGACGATCTTGCCCTTCACATTATCAGGAAAGCCCACCAAGCCGACCGCCTCGACGCTGTCATCGACTGCGCCAAACAGGTCGAGCTGACGGGCTTCAAGCTCGACTCACCCTTGAAGCTGTCTTCCCTCCTCGTAGGGGCGCAGACAAGGGCGATCGAGTCCGGCTTTAATCCTAAGCCAGCAAAGAAGGCGCTCAAGCAGACGGAGAAAGTGATTGACTTGCTGGAATTCGAAGGCAAGAGACACCAGCCTAGCAACAGGTCCAAGACCCAGAGGCCCTTCTACCACGAGCCGATGTTCCTCGGTTTGAGACTCAACCTTGCCGCCACTCTTGCGGTAAAAGCCAGGGACGGCCAGGATGAGGACGGGAAGGTGACTCAGTACGCTGAGCAGATTGTTCACTTTTGGCCTGAAAACACTGgcatcctcgacctccagCCTGATGCTGCGTATGAGGACCCGCAAAACGTACAATATCTCCTCGACCGCAACGAGTTCCTTTACCATGTGTCGCCTGTGCTTCATGGCTTGCAGATGGCTGCCAAGGTGGTGGACCCGGGTCTTTCGATGAAGCTTCAGAACAGGGCGGATGCGCTGGAGGACGAGATTAGACAGGCGTATGAGTGGGACGAGCGGATGCCGGCGTCGGGAGAGGTCATGTATAACTGGTTGTTTAACacggaggagatgctggGGCGTAtcaaggcggagaagaagaagaaggtggaagCGGAAGTGAACCCATGA
- a CDS encoding hypothetical protein (EggNog:ENOG503Q3YY; COG:S) — translation MTPPTPLPDETTSTKPSTPVLDSLSSSDSDSDSDIDATSVKKSSPQQQQTEWLATSRTKRSTAGNRMKALLANEAPLLTTTTTSTDADADDLELLFAEDEDDAGFTPEAKDDASDVQMDSSSDEEDNDAANADEDEGEKELERQAREKRAAQRKRKTQEAIPAKFRKKVRIEPPGSSNAGSTVASPAPKPPRPKKKSERASWLPTLADMPTRASERSTTRMSKQQLHEKMVTDEIRRRKQIERMEKKAKLLEAMKKPPMTQAERLAEAAKVEKRNARSLNRWEEAEKQREEERLKKIAALNSRKLDGPVVTFWSGIQELSEGQGKHVGNLVSMEERAPRKKRQSAAAVLAAKEMGVGEEPGTPTTTPAEGEKMKVGGKEGEVKAEKVDAKMLAGTVPTETPNAGTTAAPVNSPAVPVTTSTSATQGPVSAPTTEPPVSVPATQPPSTAPVSAPAAPLPTPLASPAPAVSTPASTPTPPAVVMPAPPPTVAAPAPVPALGTFQPPVPSPPPPPPAQIPTAASAPPSGPVFAPPLPPTTSVSPPKGPAAPVLSMTPPTAPSMAPPPIPPPPEARPPTSGVLAAPILAPPPGPMLGAQMPMLGFPPSGGKSNVLALPNTSHTPSPLSMPLSAPAVPAPALPILSTPTMSAPVPPTVPKLNIPAPPIPSTPAQQKSAPAQTPESATPVSATPISAGPVSATPTTAKQPDTPQSALPQSAATNPEPPAQDQLPQSKVTRSCIILQNFDDAAIKDKQIQNQILFGRKMNRLAKPAHPPLCVITNHPARYRDPKTGLHYYNSYAYKEIQRVSRGDYKWSSLLGSYVGRGWGEFAAKGVPERFTDPSRPSGIVAGGEKPEEVGVVEARLVPIEGAEPVVKMEGGGGQQGVVVPAAAPVVIPSPGPVVTPAGGGSAPAATAGVVMNPSACPRPPIVSPLVVDAPPAVPEVGMAADQNNHHQPVQTQ, via the coding sequence AtgacccccccaacccccctccccgacgagaccacctccaccaaaccctccaccccagtCCTCGATTCTTTATCCTCATCagactccgactccgactccgacatCGACGCCACCTCCGTCAAGAAATcatccccccaacaacagcaaacagaATGGCTCGCCACCTCCCGCACCAAGCGCTCCACAGCTGGCAACCGCATGAAAGCCCTCCTCGCAAACGaagcccccctcctcaccacaaccacaacctcgaccgacgccgacgccgacgaccTCGAACTCTTGTTCGccgaagatgaagacgacgCCGGCTTCACCCCCGAAGCCAAAGACGACGCGTCCGACGTCCAAATGGATAGCTCCTCggacgaagaagacaacGATGCCGCCAACGCTGACGAGGACGAAGGTGAGAAAGAGCTGGAGAGACAAGCtagagagaagagagcgGCTCAGCGGAAGAGGAAAACTCAAGAGGCTATCCCGGCCAAGTTCCGCAAAAAGGTTAGGATAGAGCCGCCGGGGAGCTCAAACGCGGGGAGCACGGTTGCCAGCCCGGcgccgaagccgccgaggccgaagaagaagagtgaGAGGGCTAGTTGGTTGCCTACGCTGGCGGATATGCCTACCAGAGCGTCGGAGCGGTCGACGACAAGGAtgagcaagcagcagctgcaTGAGAAGATGGTGACGGATGAGAttaggaggaggaagcagattgagaggatggagaagaaggccaagttgctggaggcgatgaagaagcCGCCTATGACGCAGGCGGAGAGGCTGGCTGAGGCGGCCaaggtggagaagaggaatGCGAGGAGTTTGAAtcggtgggaggaggcggagaagcagagggaggaggagaggctgaagaagattgcGGCGTTGAATAGTCGGAAGCTGGATGGGCCGGTAGTGACTTTTTGGAGTGGGATTCAGGAGTTGAGTGAGGGGCAGGGGAAGCATGTGGGGAACTTGGTGtcgatggaggagagggcgccgaggaagaagaggcagagtgcggcggcggtgttggctgcgaaggagatgggggttggtgaggagccggggacgccgacgacgacgccggcggagggggagaagatgaaggtgggtgggaaggagggggaggtcaagGCTGAAAAGGTTGATGCGAAGATGTTGGCTGGCACTGTTCCAACAGAGACGCCAAACGCTGGGACAACAGCTGCTCCGGTGAATTCACCTGCTGTGCCGGTAACGACATCAACATCGGCAACACAGGGGCCAGTCTCCGCTCCAACCACGGAACCACCAGTGTCTGTTCCAGCAACGCAACCACCATCTACTGCCCCAGTTTcggcaccagcagcacctctCCCAACCCCACTGGCAAGCCCAGCACCGGCTGTCTCTACTCCAGCTTCAACGCCCACACCTCCAGCAGTAGTAATGCccgcaccaccgccaaccgtCGCAGCACCAGCGCCGGTTCCTGCTTTGGGGACATTCCAACCGCCAGttccttcaccaccaccaccaccacccgctcaAATACCCACGGCTGCCTCGGCACCACCGTCAGGTCCAGTATTTGCGCCTCCActtccaccaacaacctcagtATCACCACCCAAGGGGCCGGCAGCACCGGTACTATCAATGACACCTCCAACAGCCCCCTCAATGGCACCACCGccgataccaccaccaccagaggcGAGACCGCCCACATCAGGGGTTCTTGCTGCCCCTATTctcgcaccaccacctggcCCAATGCTTGGAGCCCAGATGCCAATGTTGGGGTTTCCTCCGTCAGGCGGGAAATCCAATGTCCTCGCTCTGCCCAATACATCACATACCCCATCGCCACTCTCCATGCCGCTTTCTGCTCCGGCTGTTCCCGCACCAGCGCTGCCCATATTATCTACCCCAACTATGTCCGCCCCTGTACCACCAACTGTACCAAAACTGAACATTCCCGCTCCTCCTATTCCGTCAACTCCTGCTCAGCAGAAGTCGGCGCCAGCTCAGACGCCGGAATCAGCAACACCTGTCTCGGCGACACCAATATCAGCAGGCCCAGTCTcggcaaccccaacaacagccaaaCAGCCCGACACACCCCAATCAGCTCTCCCCCagtccgccgccaccaacccAGAACCACCAGCTCAAGACCAGCTACCACAGAGCAAAGTCACCAGAAGCtgcatcatcctccaaaacTTTGACGacgccgccatcaaggacaaGCAGATTCAGAACCAGATCTTGTTTGGTCGGAAGATGAACCGGCTGGCCAAGCCGGCGCACCCGCCGTTGTGTGTCATTACCAACCATCCTGCCCGATACCGAGACCCAAAGACGGGGTTGCATTACTATAATAGTTATGCGTACAAGGAGATTCAGAGGGTGAGCAGGGGGGATTACAAGTGGAGCTCGTTGCTGGGGAGTTATgtagggaggggatggggagagttTGCGGCGAAGGGGGTGCCGGAGCGGTTTACGGATCCGAGCAGGCCGAGCGGGattgttgctgggggggagaagccggaggaggtgggggtggtggaggcgaggttggtgccTATTGAGGGGGCGGAGccggtggtgaagatggagggagggggggggcagcagggtgttgttgtgcctgctgctgctccggtTGTGATACCTTCTCCTGGGCCGGTTGTAACGCCtgcaggtggtggttctgCGCCCGCTGCTACAGCTGGAGTGGTGATGAACCCTTCTgcttgtcctcgtcctccaatTGTGTCACCACTAGTAGTTGATGCCCCTCCTGCTGTCCCGGAGGTGGGTATGGCTGCTGACCAGaataaccaccaccagcctgtGCAAACGCAGTAG
- a CDS encoding hypothetical protein (EggNog:ENOG503P53C): MSTDKIDSLLQQYLLLLNEYTTLRTTLNHLQSSLYQHLARANFSAQPGVRYYGQDYYDERMQSTSHLDITISSETNTPEFSLVRPPVTNDKPLEKPKPSHNTKEQPQTQDGPGSTQHANNTNPSSPHPPPKNEAGDGKARDEAESKRDDSQPTPTSKHKNSTNPLHWFGILTPLPLRLAQADAKTAVEDIIPKLATLSEQLKALEVEVRRERKKRAKAEKEESKQQKDQNRGRCGGISTINLNV; this comes from the coding sequence ATGTCTACCGATAAAatcgactccctcctccaacaatacctcctcctcctcaacgaatacaccaccctccgcaccaccctcaaccacctccagtCATCCCTCTACCAGCACCTCGCCCGCGCCAACTTTTCCGCCCAACCCGGCGTGAGATACTACGGCCAAGACTACTACGATGAGCGAATGCAATCCACCtcccatctcgacatcaccatctcTTCCGAAACCAACACACCCGAGTTCAGCCTTGTAAGACCACCAGTCACAAATGATAAACCATTAGAGAAGCCAAAACCCAGCCACAACACCAAAGAGCAACCCCAAACTCAGGACGGGCCAGGATCAACACAGcatgccaacaacaccaacccatcgTCACCACATCCACCGCCCAAAAATGAAGCTGGTGATGGCAAGGCCAGAGACGAAGCAGAGTCAAAAAGGGATGATTcgcaaccaaccccaacatcaaaacaCAAGaactccaccaaccccctccactGGTTCGGCAtcctaacccccctccccctccgcctcgccCAAGCAGACGCCAAAACCGCCGTCGAGGATATCATCCCCAAACTAGCAACCCTCAGCGAGCAGTTGAAAGCCCTCGAAGTTGAAGTCAGACgtgagagaaagaagagggccaaggccgagaaggaagagtccaaacaacaaaaagatcAAAACAGAGGCCGCTGTGGAGGTATAAGCACTATCAACTTAAACGTGTAA
- the cdc42 gene encoding GTPase Cdc42 (COG:U; EggNog:ENOG503NUXM), with protein MVLGTIKCVVVGDGAVGKTCLLISYTTNKFPSEYVPTVFDNYAVTVMIGDEPYTLGLFDTAGQEDYDRLRPLSYPQTDVFLVCFSVTSPASFENVREKWFPEVHHHCPGVPCLIVGTQVDLRDDPSVQQKLAKQKMSPVSKADGERMAKDLGAVKYVECSALTQYKLKDVFDEAIVAALEPPTPKKSRHKCQIL; from the exons ATGGTTTTAGGAACCATCAA GTGCGTGGTCGTCGGTGACGGTGCTGTCGGAAAGACTTGTCTTCTGATCAGCTATACAACAAACAAGTTCCCCTCGGAATATGTCCCGACCGTCTTCGACAACTATGCCGTCACAGTCAT GATCGGAGATGAGCCGTACACATTGGGCCTGTTTGATACTGCCGGGCAAGAAGATTACGACCGCCTGCGTCCTCTCTCATATCCACAGACCGACGTCTTCTTGGTCTGCTTCAGCGTCACATCTCCGGCCTCGTTCGAAAACGTCCGCGAGAAGTGGTTCCCCGAAGtgcaccaccactgccctGGCGTTCCCTGCCTGATCGTCGGCACTCAGGTGGATTTGCGTGACGATCCTTCGGTCCAGCAGAAGCTGGCCAAGCAAAAGATGTCGCCCGTGTCAAAAGCCGACGGTGAGAGGATGGCGAAGGATCTCGGTGCTGTCAAATATGTCGAGTGCAGTGCCCTCACGCAGTACAAGTTGAAGGATGTCTTTGATGAG GCTATTGTTGCTGCCTTAgaaccacccacacccaagAAGAGCCGCCACAAGTGCCAGATTCTTTGA
- a CDS encoding hypothetical protein (BUSCO:EOG09261CQG; EggNog:ENOG503NVRS; COG:J) — protein MAATQDLADRTAAQKVYIDPASGKDDASADGTEAKPFQSLYHALITHLETTPAPTYLTLVKKEDAATSWEEPAKSALKKAVGRVDAYKKKLAKEKDAARKEEEERLQRLKNLEDSKKIVLKQDESLPKAERIKLSQKDEGLIGKRVKVFGRIHRIRVQKAATFLEIKDGYGKLQCILPAGDLTRNHDALLFAQETALAVYGLLKRVPEGAEAPDGRELHVDYFEVVGGAPSDLEAFSNKVSKDQDPWEASMLDNRHLVLRGDNASAVMKLREAIELAFVDSYREMEFTKVSPPAMVQTQVEGGSTLFGFPYYGEEAYLTQSSQLYLETVIQSLGNVYCIEKSFRAEKSLTRRHLSEYTHVEAEMDFIEFDDLLEHIEELICRVVDKVLANPTSAAYLKLLNPGFQKPSRPFMRMRYADAIDWLNTQEEPILNEEGKPHVFGDDIAEAAERKMTDIINRPIFLTHFPVEIKAFYMQKDPKDLRVTESVDVLMPGVGEIVGGSMRMFDYEELIEAYKKNDIGHEPYYWYTEQRKYGTSPHGGYGLGLERFIAWIANQHTVRTCSLYPRFMGRAKP, from the exons ATGGCCGCGACCCAAGATCTCGCCGACCGCACCGCTGCCCAAAAGGTGTACATAGACCCCGCCTCGGGCAAAGACGACGCCTCGGCCGACGGCACCGAGGCCAAGCCCTTCCAGTCGCTGTATCacgccctcatcacccacctcGAGACCACCCCCGCGCCCACGTACCTGACGctcgtcaagaaggaggacgcTGCCACCTCGTGGGAGGAACCCGCCAAGTCTGCGCTCAAAAAGGCCGTCGGCCGCGTGGACGCgtacaagaagaagctggccaaggagaaggacgccgcgaggaaggaggaggaggagcggctgCAGAGGTTGAAGAACCTGGAGGACAGCAAGAAGATCGTCCTCAAGCAGGACGAGTCGCTCCCCAAGGCGGAGAGGATCAAGCTGAGCCAGAAGGACGAGGGGCTGATTGGGAAGAGGGTCAAGGTGTTTGGGCGGATTCACAGGATTAGGGTGCAGAAGGCGGCGACGTTTCTGGAGATCAAGGACGGTTATGGGAAGCTGCAGTGTATCCTTCCTGCTGGGGATCTGACCAGGAACCATGATGCGCTGTTGTTTGCGCAGGAGACTGCGCTGGCGGTGTATgggctgttgaagagggtTCCCGAGGGGGCTGAGGCGCCGGATGGGAGGGAGCTGCACGTGGATTAttttgaggtggtgggtggtgcgCCGAGTGATTTGGAGGCGTTTAGCAACAAGGTTAGCAAGGATCAGGACCCGTGGGAGGCGAGCATGTTGGACAACAGGCATTTGGTGCTGAGGGGGGACAATGCGAGCGcggtgatgaagttgagggaggcgatTGAGCTGGCATTTGTGGATAGTTATAGGGAGATGGAGTTCACCAAGGTGTCGCCTCCTGCCATGGTCCAGACTCAGGTTGAGGGTGGTTCTACTCTTTTCGGGTTTCCCTACTATGGAGAGGAGGCTTACCTTACCCAGTCTTCTCAGCTGTACCTCGAGACTGTGATCCAGTCGCTCGGCAACGTCTACTGTATCGAGAAGTCTTTCAGGGCCGAGAAGTCGCTCACCCGCCGCCATCTATCCGAGTACACGCacgtcgaggccgagatggactTTATCGAATTTGACGACCTGCTCGAGCACATTGAGGAGTTGATTTGCCGCGTCGTCGACAAGGTGCTTGCCAATCCCACCTCTGCGGCCTACCTCAAGCTTCTCAACCCCGGCTTCCAGAAGCCGAGCAGGCCGTTTATGCGGATGAGGTACGCCGACGCGATCGACTGGCTCAACACGCAGGAGGAGCCGATTCTCAacgaggagggcaagccCCACGTGTTTGGTGACGACATTGCCGAGGCTGCGGAGAGAAAGATGACGGACATTATCAACCGGCCCATCTTTTTGACGCATTTCCCTGTCGAGATAAAGGCGTTTTACATGCAGAAGGACCCCAAAGACTTGAGGGTGACGGAGTCTGTGGATGTGCTGATgccgggggtgggtgagattGTGGGCGGGTCGATGAGGATGTTTGATTATGAGGAGTTGATTGAGGCGTATAAGAAGAATGATATTGGGCATGAGCCTTACTACTG GTACACGGAGCAGAGAAAGTACGGCACCAGCCCGCACGGTGGGtatgggttggggttggagcgGTTTATTGCTTGGATTGCGAACCAGCATACTGTGAGGACGTGCAGTTTGTATCCTAGATTTATGGGGCGTGCGAAGCCTTAG
- a CDS encoding hypothetical protein (EggNog:ENOG503NX75; COG:A; BUSCO:EOG09261ZFN) translates to MQDISTPQTGSSSHRFGHASKPSNSDTGFSHGAFASNISGFADRHPRRGNIPTINTQPVSHQHQQQQQQQQQQQQQQYNQQQQQQQNHHNGELTSPGTGFEFASLLPSQLLLSPFQPGTPAAFASPHFQNVSSFQQLQQQNLQQQNGASSPIQQSISSQMYGGIVSPSAYGAPQFYSPQSPTASFNNMAGLQMPVQPASPMPMTPGLVTGTSRTVYLGNIPPDTSAEEILGHVRSGQIESVRLLPDKNCAFISFLDPASATHFHSDAILKKLCIKGQDIKIGWGKPSQVPTSVHLAVQQSGASRNVYLGNLPEDISEEELREDLGKFGAIDTIKIVREKNIAFVHFLSIANAIKAVSQLPQEAKWQAPRRVYYGKDRCAYVSKTQQQNAAQYLGIAPGYAHMLTGADRDLISSALAQQSVAAAAVATTAGGITNLGNRTIYLGNIHPETTIEEICNVVRGGLLHHIRYIPDKHICFVTFIDPTAAASFYALSNLQGLMIHNRRLKIGWGKHSGALPPAIALAVSGGASRNVYIGNLDETWTEDRLRQDFSEYGEIELVNTLREKSCAFVNFTNIANAIKAIEAVRGKEEYRKFKVNFGKDRCGNPPRQLQQQAQQSPRGEQVPSPSANGSSQSGHSPTGNGHNQQNGQAAAALFNQNSNPLTMYLTHVSHQAQQQQQHQHHQLAAQQAALFGTAQSSPNEPGISLEVPQGHGGMGHQQSASISNGYATSSGATTIGGLLAPVNTRGSHNRAVSLPVLAPGFENGVGNGNMGGGNDDGQRRGHQYQASYGGMGSGFGLAIQGNMNGWTVEEEVVN, encoded by the coding sequence ATGCAGGATATCTCTACCCCCCAGACGGGGTCTAGCAGCCACCGTTTCGGCCACGcctccaagccctccaacAGCGATACCGGCTTTTCCCACGGTGCCTTTGCCTCCAACATCTCTGGCTTTGCCGACAGGCATCCGAGACGCGGAAACATTCcgaccatcaacacccagccTGTCtctcaccagcaccagcagcagcagcagcagcagcaacaacagcagcagcagcaatataaccaacagcagcagcagcagcagaaccaTCACAATGGCGAGCTGACTTCTCCTGGCACTGGTTTCGAGTTTGCCTCGCTGCTGCCGtcccagcttctcctcagccCCTTCCAGCCCGGCACTCCTGCTGCATTTGCGAGCCCTCATTTCCAGAATGTGAGCAGCTTCCAGCAGCTTCAGCAGCAAAACCTTCAGCAGCAGAATGGCGCGTCGAGCCCGATCCAGCAGAGCATTTCTTCCCAGATGTACGGCGGAATCGTCTCTCCTTCGGCTTATGGCGCCCCCCAGTTCTATTCGCCCCAGTCGCCCACGGCGTCTTTTAACAATATGGCTGGCCTGCAGATGCCCGTTCAGCCTGCTTCTCCCATGCCGATGACACCGGGTCTTGTGACTGGTACCAGTAGAACTGTGTACCTGGGCAACATTCCCCCTGACACTTCGGCCGAGGAGATATTGGGCCACGTTCGCAGCGGTCAGATCGAGTCGGTCCGTCTTCTTCCCGATAAGAACTGCGCCTTCATCTCGTTCCTGGACCCCGCCTCGGCCACTCACTTCCACTCTGATGCCATCTTGAAAAAGCTCTGCATCAAGGGACAGGATATCAAGATTGGCTGGGGCAAGCCCTCGCAGGTGCCCACCTCGGTTCACCTGGCTGTTCAGCAGTCTGGTGCTTCCAGAAATGTGTACCTCGGCAACCTGCCCGAGGACATttccgaggaggagcttcgTGAGGATCTCGGCAAGTTTGGTGCCATTGATACCATCAAGATTGTGCGCGAGAAGAACATTGCCTTTGTGCACTTCTTGTCCATTGCCAATGCCATCAAGGCCGTCTCTCAGCTTCCCCAGGAGGCCAAGTGGCAGGCGCCCCGCAGGGTGTACTATGGCAAGGACCGGTGCGCCTATGTGTCCAAGACTCAGCAGCAGAATGCCGCCCAGTACCTTGGAATTGCCCCTGGCTATGCCCATATGTTGACGGGTGCCGACCGTGACTTGATTTCCAGTGCCCTGGCTCAGCAGTCGgtcgctgccgctgccgtaGCCACGACGGCCGGTGGCATCACCAATCTGGGCAACCGGACCATTTACCTCGGCAACATTCATCCCGAGACCACCATCGAGGAGATTTGCAATGTTGTTCGCGGCGGTCTTTTGCACCACATCCGGTACATTCCCGACAAGCACATCTGCTTTGTGACCTTTATTGATCCCACAGCTGCTGCGTCTTTCTATGCCCTTAGCAACCTGCAGGGTCTGATGATTCACAACCGCAGACTCAAGATTGGCTGGGGCAAGCACTCTGGTGCTCTCCCTCCCGCCATTGCCCTGGCTGTCAGCGGTGGTGCTTCGCGCAACGTGTACATTGGTAACCTCGACGAGACCTGGACCGAAGACAGACTGAGACAGGATTTCTCCGAGTACGGTGAGATTGAGCTGGTCAACACGCTGCGTGAGAAGAGCTGCGCGTTTGTCAACTTCACCAACATTGCCAACGCCATCAAGGCTATCGAAGCTGTCCGTGGAAAGGAGGAGTACAGGAAGTTCAAGGTCAACTTTGGCAAGGATCGTTGCGGCAACCCGCCCcgccagctccagcagcaggctcagcagTCCCCTCGTGGCGAGCAGGTGCCTTCTCCTTCGGCCAACGGGTCTAGCCAGAGCGGCCACTCGCCCACCGGCAACGGTCACAACCAGCAGAACGGccaggctgctgccgccTTGTTCAACCAGAACAGCAACCCCTTGACCATGTATCTCACTCATGTGTCTCACcaggcccagcagcaacaacagcaccagcaccaccagctggCCGCTCAACAGGCTGCTCTGTTCGGCACTGCTCAGTCTTCGCCCAACGAGCCCGGCATCTCCCTCGAGGTTCCCCAGGGTCATGGAGGCATGGGCCACCAGCAGTCGGCCAGCATTTCCAACGGCTACGCCACCAGCTCTGGCGCGACCACCATCGGCGGTCTTCTCGCTCCCGTCAACACCAGGGGCTCTCACAACCGGGCCGTCAGCTTGCCAGTATTAGCCCCCGGCTTCGAGAACGGCGTTGGAAACGGCAACATGGGCGGTGGAAACGATGATGGCCAGCGCCGTGGACACCAGTACCAGGCCAGCTACGGTGGCATGGGATCCGGTTTCGGGTTGGCCATTCAGGGAAACATGAATGGATGgactgtggaggaggaggttgtcaacTAA
- a CDS encoding hypothetical protein (BUSCO:EOG09264DY4; COG:S; EggNog:ENOG503P360) gives MASRSDTELLTEHFGYPPVSLLDLIINTTNTLADRALTSIESGLLNAPPSALGFRPPAFPSPADSHRNEVEEGVHKLETLLFAALDKNFDKFEIYTMRFLLTVNPEDEPYTTLSHYRGLDFETGEEEVGVRGVNEIRRKLQESMKLGVMLEAERARNEGLLGELRRLVGTQGGVKSEGNEGGKEKSVFGFLAEGRRGLEGVDRERPLETTARFGRSQLGSLRELSVGLGGLLPRLAQETAAEDGGATTRDWRRERLEYVEAAARRHLENVRGLELTRDGAVRDDNAEMVVGGPKTMEVGDLERVVGLLGVGEAEEKGTGKEAEGDRMDES, from the exons ATGGCGAGCCGATCCGACACTGAGCTCTTGACTGAGCACTTTGGTTATCCCCCTGTG AGCCTGCTAGACCTGATAatcaacacaaccaacacccTAGCCGACCGCGCCCTCACTTCAATCGAATCCGGGCTCTTGAACGCGCCCCCCTCCGCGCTCGGGTTCCGACCCCCGGCGTTTCCCTCCCCTGCCGACAGCCACCGGAACGAagtcgaggagggggtgcATAAACTCGAGACATTGCTGTTCGCGGCGCTGGACAAGAACTTTGACAAATTCGAGATCTACACCATGCGCTTTCTTTTGACTGTTAACCCTGAGGACGAGCCATACACCACGCTGTCGCACTACAGGGGGTTGGATTTTGAAaccggagaggaggaggtgggagtcCGGGGGGTGAACGAAATCAGGAGGAAACTGCAGGAGAGTATGAAATTGGGTGTTATGCtcgaggcggagagggcgaggaatgaggggttgctgggggagTTGAGACGGTTGGTTGGGACACAGGGGGGGGTTAAATCTGAGGGGAATGAGGGGGGGAAAGAGAAGTCGGTTTTTGGGTTTCTGGCTGAGGGACGAAgggggctggagggggtggacaGGGAGAGGCCGTTGGAGACGACGGcgaggtttgggaggagtCAGCTGGGGAGCTTGAGGGAGTTGAgtgtggggttgggggggctGCTGCCGCGGTTGGCGcaggagacggcggcggaggatgggggagcaACAACGAGggattggaggagggagagactGGAATATGTCGAGGCTGCTGCCAGGAGGCATTTGGAAAatgtgagggggttggagttgacGAGGGACGGGGCGGTGAGGGATGATAATGCTGAGATGGTGGTCGGGGGCCCGAAGacgatggaggtgggggatttggaacgggtggttgggttgctCGGGGTGGGGGAAGCAGAAGAGAAGGGGacggggaaggaggcggagggagaTAGGATGGACGAGTCTTGA